In the genome of Raphanus sativus cultivar WK10039 chromosome 9, ASM80110v3, whole genome shotgun sequence, the window CTCGTGAGTAATTCTCTGCCTTGAAAATCTTCTGATGGATTTTCTTAGGCAAAGAAAATGCTCTTAAAACAGAAAGTTCCAAAAGATCTTTAAGATATAGTGATTGATTCGATCAGCCTCATATTTGTCtgatataaaacaaataaatcatttaattatatttataatcacTTTCCAATTAAAACATATCATAcgattttttttactaacataTCATACGATTAAGATATAGtattacatatatttggttCATATAAGATATATGGtatccttttattttatttctctggttatatatatacaattcgTTCAATAACCGTCATTTGTAACATGAGAGTTTGCCAAGTAGCATAATGCATGCAGACATGTCGAAGGAACGTGTGAATATGACAAAATAAACTGTTTCTTCTATCTTTCGGTCGTCAAAAGTTCATtagaaagtttttatttttgaagatCTTTCGATTACATTCGTATCATATCATGTTTCCTAATTTAACAGGCATATAATTTCGTATTTATTACAGTCAAATCATCTCCTTGCGCAAGCAAAATCTCAAGGATTAACAAAGATCATTGGATACAATTGAAATGTACTTTAGGTAAGTCGATATATACGAAACGTAATTAAGGAAACCATTATGATCTTCTTCTATCCATCTTCttcgtgtatatatatagaacaGAATAGAAGATATCATTTTCATCTTTAAGCATAACTTCCTCTGCTTATAccctctctgttttttttgtcaagctCCTCTGTTTTCTCATGGCTCCACTTAACGAGTCTCTTGCAACAACCATCCATGTCATCGAGACCAAACCTCTTGTCTCTCCAAAACTCAAGCCTGCATTGCAAGAAAACTGTTTTAACCTATCCCAAGGGATCTTACGTGCCAAACACTCTTCCCCAATCCTCTTTGATGTTCCTCAAAACCTAACGTTCACACCGTTTGCATCTCACTCCATCTCCACCGATGCTCCTCTCCCGACCCTCCTCCGTGTTCAAGCCAACGCTCACAAAGGAGGGTTTCTTGGATTCACCCAAGAATCACTTTCTGACCTTCTCACGAACTCATTGGGGAGGTTTGAAGACAGAGAGTTCCTCAGTGTATTCCGGTTCAAGATGTGGTGGTCGACTGCTTGGGTCGGAAAATCCGGGTCGGATCTTCAAGCCGAGACTCAGTGGGTGATGCTAAAGGTTCCTGAGATCGACTCCTACGTGGCCATCATACCCATCATTGAAGGGTCTTTCAGAGCTGCACTTAACCCTGGTGAAAACGGTAACGTTTTGATCTCTGTAGAGAGTGGCTCTACTAAAGTGAAAGAGTCATCTTTCAATGCCATTGCATACGTTCACATCTGTGACAGTCCTTACGATCTCATGAGAGAGGCTTTTAGTGCACTTCGTGTTCATATGAACACTTTCAAGCTTCTAGAAGAGAAGAAGCTTCCGACAATTGTGGACAAGTTTGGTTGGTGCACTTGGGATGCTTGCTACTTGACTGTTGACCCAGCAACCATTTGGACCGGTGTTAAGGAGTTTGAAGACGGTGGCGTGTGTCCCAAGTTTGTCATCATTGATGATGGATGGCAAAGCATTAGCTTTGATGGTGATGAGGCAGGGAAAGATGCGGAGAATCTTGTTCTTGGTGGAGAGCAGATGACCGCGAGGCTTCACAGCTTCGAGGAGTGCAAGAAGTTCAGAAACTACAAAGGTGGATCCTTCTTAGCATCTGATGCGTCTCACTTTGATCCTCACAAGCCTAAGATGATCATATACAAAGCAACCGAGAGGATTCAAGCCATTATAGAGAAGCAGAAGCTGATCCGTGAGTTTGGGGAACATGATCTTCCTGAACTTGATGAAAAGATCAAGAAGTTTAGTGAAGAACTCAATGCAATGTTTGATGGTGAACAAGTCTCTTTGGGTTCTAAGGATGTTTCCGGCTCAGGTATGAAAGCTTTCACTAAGGATTTGAGGACAAGGTTTAAGAACTTAGATGGTATATATGTGTGGCATGCTCTATGTGGTGCTTGGAATGGTGTTAGACCTGAGAGCTTAACACATTTGGAATCCAAGGTTGTTCCCTTTGATATTTCACCTGGTCTAGATGCTTCAATGACTGATCTCGCAGTCGATAGGATTGTGGAAGCCGGTATTGGTCTTGTTCACCCTTCTAAGGCTCACGAGTTCTATGATTCAATGCACTCTTATCTTGCTAGTGTTGGAGTTACAGGAGCCAAGATTGATGTGTTTCAAGTAAGTTGTTACATTACTTTCAGTATGTTTATTAcattctttgtttctttttttacatttataactTGTTGGTTACAGACCTTGGAGTCAGTAGCAGAAGAACATGGAGGAAGAGTGGAGCTTGCTAAGAGCTACTATGATGGCTTGACCAAATCCATGGTTAAGAACTTCAATGGAACTGAGATCATTGCAAGTATGCAACAGTGCAATGAGTTCTTTTTCCTTGCCACAAAGCAAATCTCTATTGGCAGAGTtggtaataatatatttataaccttttttttgtttacttctATTGTTTCTATGCTTATAAATAATGTCTTGATATTTTGATCAGGTGATGACTTTTGGTGGCAAGACCCACATGGTGACCCACAAGGAGTGTATTGGCTACAAGGACTTCACATGATTCATTGTTCCTACAACAGTCTCTGGATGGGTCAAATGATCCAACCGGACTGGGACATGTTCCAGTCAGATCATGTCTGTGCCGAGTACCATGCAGCGTCTAGAGCCATCTCTGGTGGACCCATCTACCTCAGTGACCATCTTGGCCAAGCCTCGCATAACTTTGAACTCATCAAGAAACTTGCTTTCTTTGATGGTACCGTACCAAGGTGTCTCCACTACGCTCTTCCCACTAGAGATTCTCTCTTCAAGAACCCTTTGTTTGACAAAGAGTCAATCCTCAAGATCTTCAACTTCAACAAGGTAAAATTAGCTTAAAACCcaatattaaatgtttaaatatcgaaaaactttattaaaattCGGATGATATTATATTCAGTTTGGAGGAGTGATTGGAGCATTTAACTGTCAAGGAGCTGGTTGGAGCCCAAAGGAGCATAGGTTCAAGGGTTACAAAGAATGTTACATGTCTGTTTCAGGAACAATCCATGTCTCGGACATTGAATGGGACCAAAACCCAGAAGCTGTGGCATCTCAAGTGATTTACACCGGAGATTACTTGGTCTACAAGAACCAATCTGAGGAAATCCTTTTCATGAACTTGAAATCCGACGCGATGGAGATAACCCTAGAGCCATCTTCCTTTGACCTGTTTAGTTTCGTGCCTGTCACGGAACTAGGAAGCTCAGGGGTTAGGTTTGCACCTCTAGGGTTGGTCAATATGTTCAACTGTGTTGGAACTGTTCAAGAGATGGAGATTACTGGTGATAACAGCATTACTGTTGAGGTGAAAGGCGAAGGAAGCTTCATGGCGTATTCGAGTTCTGCTCCAGAGATGTGTTACGTGGGAGACAAGAAAGCTGAGTTTAAGTGGGAAGAGGAGACTGGTAAGCTCAGTTTCTGTGTTCCTTGGGTTGAAGATTCTGGTGGCATATCTCGTCTCTCTGTCACCTTCTAGGACTTcgtttgaattttgttttcttcgttTTGAACTCGAATTATCTGTTTcgtttggtttttatttatcattttatttcgAGAATTGTTAAGCAACTTTAATATCTATCGAATTGgtgttcttttcttttctttgtgttGGTGTGCCGTCAGTGTTGATTCAATCAATTCAGTTATAATtacatcttttaatttttttaaatgaaaatttaatacgatggttttgtctttgttctgTCATAATCATATTCAAGTTCAAATTTTCTAGATATCCGCTTTTGTTTCAAATCACATTGTTTAGAATTTTCTAATATATGTCATTGTCAcgattttagttttgaaaatttaatttggaaaagtatttttctttttgttttatcgaaaaagagttttgtttgtttgtgtttgtatCTTAGTCAATACAGACTATTACAGTGCCGTTGCTGGACCCATGATGTTCATTTTGAGACAACGTGCGTCATAAGACTACGGGACCGTAACGGCTATTTTGTATAACATTCACGATTACAAAGTGTCCTTGGATCAGAAAGacataataatgataaaataaagttaaatattaacgTATTACAAAAGTTTTGTTAGAAAGAACATATGATAAGAAAAATTAGAACATAGAGAGCATATGAtaggttgttcaaaaaaaaaaagagagcatATGATATTTCTGGAATAGactaaaataatctaaaataagaacatatctatcttattaaaacagaaacattctattggatctaacatttattttgtaagtttttaaattaaatacacctttatactttatagttaaacatacattaagtcactaatgttcctttctttatactactatccaagtttccaaacaatatatttatttctttatactactatcaatgtttccaaacaatatattttttatactactatcaatgtttccaaataatacaataattaatcttagttattttatatctatcattttctctttaaaattttgtagaaacgtcataatttcataaattgcaaaatagtgaactttaaaatttcgattataagattacaaattatgaaactattacaatttaaatccaattagattacatatcggtcatccatcagttcaatcggttagtctcgggttttaatatgaatattttaaaaacataaattgaattgtcagatctccggattaaccggtataatcacaatcgggttgaatttaaaaatactgatttaaatgcaaaaatattttaaatacacactctttaaaaataaccaaaatatttgttaaattattagtgaaatttttcatcgtaaaatatcccgcgcttcaaaagcgcgggtcaaaatctagtttgatATTACTAGTTAAATTTGGATTATTTGATTCATTGGTATACAAATGAAAAGTTTATGAAtctacatataattttaatttaaaacaaatatcaatTTTTAGAAATGTGCTAATTGTAGGTGATcatgttttgtttatatttgggac includes:
- the LOC108826688 gene encoding probable galactinol--sucrose galactosyltransferase 4, whose protein sequence is MAPLNESLATTIHVIETKPLVSPKLKPALQENCFNLSQGILRAKHSSPILFDVPQNLTFTPFASHSISTDAPLPTLLRVQANAHKGGFLGFTQESLSDLLTNSLGRFEDREFLSVFRFKMWWSTAWVGKSGSDLQAETQWVMLKVPEIDSYVAIIPIIEGSFRAALNPGENGNVLISVESGSTKVKESSFNAIAYVHICDSPYDLMREAFSALRVHMNTFKLLEEKKLPTIVDKFGWCTWDACYLTVDPATIWTGVKEFEDGGVCPKFVIIDDGWQSISFDGDEAGKDAENLVLGGEQMTARLHSFEECKKFRNYKGGSFLASDASHFDPHKPKMIIYKATERIQAIIEKQKLIREFGEHDLPELDEKIKKFSEELNAMFDGEQVSLGSKDVSGSGMKAFTKDLRTRFKNLDGIYVWHALCGAWNGVRPESLTHLESKVVPFDISPGLDASMTDLAVDRIVEAGIGLVHPSKAHEFYDSMHSYLASVGVTGAKIDVFQTLESVAEEHGGRVELAKSYYDGLTKSMVKNFNGTEIIASMQQCNEFFFLATKQISIGRVGDDFWWQDPHGDPQGVYWLQGLHMIHCSYNSLWMGQMIQPDWDMFQSDHVCAEYHAASRAISGGPIYLSDHLGQASHNFELIKKLAFFDGTVPRCLHYALPTRDSLFKNPLFDKESILKIFNFNKFGGVIGAFNCQGAGWSPKEHRFKGYKECYMSVSGTIHVSDIEWDQNPEAVASQVIYTGDYLVYKNQSEEILFMNLKSDAMEITLEPSSFDLFSFVPVTELGSSGVRFAPLGLVNMFNCVGTVQEMEITGDNSITVEVKGEGSFMAYSSSAPEMCYVGDKKAEFKWEEETGKLSFCVPWVEDSGGISRLSVTF